ATGATCGACGCCTTGTCAAACTGGGACTGGTTTCTCGACGGCTGGACGATCGGCGTCGGTGCGCTCTGCGGCGTCGCGTGTGCGCTGCTGGGCAACTTCCTCGTGCTTCGCAAGATGAGCATGATGGGCGACGCCATCAGCCATGCCGTCTTGCCGGGATTGGCGGTCGCGTTCCTCATCACGGGAAGCCGGGCAAGCGTGCCGATGTTCGTCGGTGCCGCTGCCGTCGGCGTGTTGACGGCGCTCTTCACCGAGTGGGTTCGCGGCTATGGCAAGGTGGACGAGGGCGCGAGCATGGGTGTTGTCTTCACGGCACTCTTCGCGCTCGGTCTTGTCCTGATCGTTCAGGCGGCCGACACGGTCGAGATCGATCCGGGCTGCGTGCTGTACGGATTGATGGAGTTCACACCGCTCGACACAATCATGCTGCTCGGCGTCGAAGTGCCGCGTGTTGCCGTGGTGCTCGGCGTGGTGGCGTTGCTGAATCTGCTGTTTGTCTTGGCCTTTTACAAGGAGCTCAAGCTCTCCAGCTTCGACCCGCAGCTCGCCACGACGCTCGGCGTCAACGCGCGGCTGATGCACTATCTGCTCATGACGCTGGTTGCCGTCACGGCCGTCGCGAGCTTCGAGGCCGTGGGCAACATTCTGGTGGTCGCCGTGCTGATCGTTCCGCCGGCTGCGGCGTACCTGTTGACTGATCGTCTGCCGGTGATGATCGCGCTCAGCGTGGTGCTGGCGATCGTCGGAGCAATTGTCGGACACGTCGGCGCGATCGCGGTGCCGGCGGCGTTCGGCTTCGGCAGTGTCAGCAGCGCCGGGGCGATGGCCGTCGCGCTGGGCGTGTTGCTCGGACTGTCGGCTTTGCTTGGCCCACGGCACGGCATTGTCAGCAAGGCGGTCGGGCGGCTGAGTCTGTCACTGCGGATCGCTCGCGAGGACGTACTCGCAACGCTCTACCGGCTCGAAGAGCGAGCGGCCGGGCCCGCGTCAGTGGCCGTTGGCGATGTCGGCGGCGTTGCTCATCTGTCTGCGGGCCGGCGTCGCCTCGCGCTCGGCAGGCTCTCACGCGCCGGCCTTGTGGATCGCGACACCGTCGGCCGTCTGTCGCTCACGGACGCCGGCCGAGACAAAGCTCGGCAGGTCGTCCGCTCGCACCGGCTGTGGGAAACGTACCTCGACCAGAACGCCAGTCTGCCGAGCGATCAACTCCACCTGGCCGCCGAACGGCTGGAGCACGCGACGGGCCTGGACTTCCAAGCCGCCCTCGAGGCCGGCGCTGGCATGCCGGCGGTCGATCCGCACGGCCGTGCCATTCCGCCGAGAGAAACGTCGCAAGAGGCGGCTACCGGTCGAGCGACTTGATGCGAATGTTCCGGAACCGCACGACGTCGCCGTGATCTTGCAGGCCGATGTGGCCTCGACGGACTTTGGCGAAGCGTGGCCAATCACGAAACTTGCTGTTCGCCAGCCGCTGGTTCCAGTCGTCGCTGCCGAGCGTGACGTCGGCAACGAGCTCGCCGTTGAGGTAGTGCCGGAGTCGATCGCCCTCGACCACGATCCGGGCCGCGTTCCACTCGCCGGCCGGGCGGACCGGCGACGGCTCGGGCACGGCGACCATGTCGTACAACGCACCCGCCGACTGATCCGCGAACCGGCCGTTGGGGTGCCGCTCGTCGTCAAGCACCTGCATTTCCAGCCCGGTCTCATAGGCGAATCGCGTGTGCTCGCCGTCTTCTGCGACCCGGTAGAAGATGCCGCTGTTGCCGCCGGGCCCGACTTTCCATTCGAGGCGAAGATCAAAGCTCTCGAACGTGTCCTTGGTCACGATGGTGCCGGCGCCGGGGTTTGCCAGCACGAGCTCACCGTCGTCAACGATCCAGCCCTCGGGCAGATCGTCGCGTTTGTAGCCACGCCAGCTGGATGCGAGCGATTCGGGCGTGCCGTCGAAGAGCGTCGAAAAGCCATCATTGCTGAAGCTGATCGCACGCATGGGCAGGGCATTAAGCGTGTAGAAGCCCTCGGTCGTCCACGGCAGCACTTCGTCTTCACCTCGGACGGGAGACGGGCCATCGCTGCGAAGGACGACGTGGACGACGTAACGCTCGATCATCGGCGTCTCGTCGGCGACGTGGAGGTACGCCTTGGTTCGGTCGGGTGAGACGGTGACACGGTCGATGCTGAGGTCGTGCGTGTCGATCTTCGGTCCGCCGTATTCCTCGTTCGGCTCGTAGGTCCATTGCCGGATGCGATAGCTGGCGGGCGACGTACCGGAGTTCTCGGCGAGCGGCGTTGTAAAAACGATCTCGATGCCTTGCCCATCATCGTCTTCGCCCGGGAAAACGTGAAGCATTTCGAACGGCACGTCGCCCGTCCACGTGAGCTTCTGGAGCCCGAATCGGAGCTTGCCCGTCTGGCCCCAGTTTCCGGTCGAGCCGATGCCGCCGACATAGAGGTCGCCGTCGGGGCCGACGAGCATGCGGTTGCTGCCGGCTTCGAGTCCCTGACTGAAGCGGAAGACGCAACCTTGCCAAACCTCTTTGCCTTCGGCGTCGGTGACGGTCTCGACGTCGACGCGCTTCACGCCACCATGCGTGACATCGCCGTGGAACTGCTGTCCCGCGTACGGCCCCCAGCCGGCTGGGACAGGCGTGGGCGACGTGGGCGAGTTGCCGATCTCACCCTGCGGCAGCCAAGCGACGGGTTGAGCGACAGGCCGTTCCTCAAACGGGTGGGGCGGTGTGATGCGCGAGTTGTAGAACGCACCTTCCTCCAGACGCAGCACCTTGCTGCTCGGCAGCCAGTCACCCTGGTTGTCCAGAATGTAGATCTCACCTGCTTCGCCGTAACCGATGCCGTTGGGCGTGCGAAGCCCGGCAGCGATGGCTCGGTACTCACCCGTGTCCGGGTTCATCTCCAACAGCTCGCCACGACCCGGCACCTGCGGCACGGTCGTGAAGCCACCCGGATTGATCGCTAGCGCCAATGCTCCGTAGAGCAACCCGTCGCGCTCGGCCAGGCCGAAGGCGAACTCGTGGAAGTTGTCACTCACTGGCCAGCCGCTGACGGCGGCGCGGTACTCGTCGATCACTTCGTCGCCGTCATGGTCGATGAGTTCGGTCAGCTCCTGCTTCTGGAGGACGAAGAGGCGTGGACCATCATCGCCGTCGAGCACGTTGATGCCGAGCGGTTCGGCCAATCCGCTGGCGATCGTCTTGACGGAGACCTCGCTCGCCTCGACGTCGCTGCCGGTCACGCCGTCGAGCAAAACCACTCGCCCTTCGGGTTCCCATAGACAAATGACCATCCGCCCGTCCGGCAGGAAGTCGATGCCGCCGACGGCCGGTTCGAATCCGTCGGGTCGCAGGTCGACGAGGCGTGTCGCCGGATGCACGTCCGTCAGCGGTCGACGATCGCCGGGTCGCCGCGTGTTGGCAAAGTCACCGGTCGGCAAGTCGAACTCCTTCTTGCCGGGACTGGTCACGCGGACTTGGTCGGTCTCGGTTCGCAGATGCTTGCCAGGAATGATCTCGAGTCGGTCCGATCCGGGCGGACGCCAACTCAACCGCAGCACGGCTCCGCCGAACTTGTCAAAGTGACGCAGGCGGATCGGGTAGTGGCCGGCTTCGAGCGTGATGAAGCTGTCGACGTTTGACTCCGTGCCGTGCAAGCCGTCGTGACCGATGACGAGCTGGTCGCCGATGAGGAAAGCGCTGCCATCGTCGCTCACGAGGGAGAACTCGTACTCGCCCGGCTCTTCGATGACGAGATAGCCGGTGAGCTCGGAGTAGAACAGGTCATCGATGCCGAAGTCGTCGTCTTCCAGGTCCGGTGTCGCGATGGTCCGATTGACGTTACCGGTTTGCCCCTCGACGAGTGTCGGCAGGCGATTGATCCGCTTACCAAGGTCGTAGACGCGTAGCGACAGACCTTCGCCAAGGGCAAGGCCGTCGACGTCGACGGGCGTCGGCTTGGCAAGCGCCGGAGTCGTTGCGAGGGCCAGTGCGAGCCCGATGATCTTGTGTTTCATGGAAATCCTGAGCGCTGTCACCACGTCACGGTCGCCCGAGCCGATCCGTCGGAGGCGATCTCGAAAAACAGAACGCGGCGGGGCTGTCGAATGTCGATCACGAGCCCACCCTCACTTTGGACGGTCGCGTCTTCGCCGTTTGCCAACTTGTTTCGCAACCGCATTCCGTCGGGCAAACCTGTCACCTCGAATGTCCTCTCCAACGATCGTGGTCCGGCCGACGCGGGGGTTTCTTCGATCGTGATGACGTCGCCAGTCTCTGTCTGAAGCGCAACGCGAAGCACGACGCGTTCGGTGCCATCCACGCGATGGCCGAGCCACCTAGCCGTCGCTGGCACGACCACGTCGTCACGGAGCAGCGTCCAGCTCGATTGCTCGAAGGTGTCCAGCACCTCGCCACGCGTCCGCGGCTGTGGCCCATGTCGCGTGTCGTAGACGGTTCCGGTGAACTTCATGCCGCCGCGATTGCCGCCTTGCCAGACCTTGTAGAGGTCGCACGTCTGTGCGTCCCAAGCCGCCCAGATGTCGTCCGACAATGCGACAACCACCGTGCGAGCCCGGCCGTCCAGCACGCATCGAAACACCCACGGATCATGCGGCCGATCGGTCTGCGCATTGAGCTCAGACCCTGGGAGGGCGACGATCAAGAACAACACGAACAGACGTCTCACCGGCCTCCTCATAACGGAGTCAAAGTGTAACGCCTTGAGACCAAAATCGCTTGTCTGGGCCCAGACTTGCTTACCAGCCACCACTCAGCCTTTGCGCAGGGCCCAACGCGTGACGGCACCAATTTGCTGAACAGCGGAGAGGGGGAGATTCGAACTCCCGAGACCCCGAAGGGCCTACTAGTTTTCGAGACTAGCGCATTCAACCACTCTGCCACCTCTCCGGTGGGCCCACAGGGTAGACCGAACTGGCGGACGAATCAAAGCGGCGGGCGAACGCGTTTGGGGGCGAAAGTCGGGCGGCGGGTTGGCCGATGCATGTCAGGTGCCGGCGATGACCGACCGGCCAGAGCCCCCGAACGCCATGTCCGACAACAACGCATCTGCCGACTACCAGGAAGAGGACTTCGAGCGCGAGGTCGTCGATCGACGCCTCGGCCACGAACGGCGACGCCAGTCGGCCGAGGAGTCGGGTTACACCGGCCCGGATCGCCGTGTCGCCAAGGACGAGCGTCGCTCCGGCCTGGAGCGTCGCCGTGGGGCGGGCATTCGTCGCGAGGAGGATCGTCGCAGCGCCGAAGAGGGCGAGATGACGGAGCACCAGTTCGAGTTCATCCGGGCGATCGAGGCGTACAAGAAGGTCAACAACAAGCTTTTCCCGACCTGGACCGAGGTCCTCGAAGTCATGGAGCAGCTCGGCTACCGCAAGTGCGAGCTGCGCGAGGTGGAGCTGCCGAATGTGCCCGAGCCGGAGCTTTGGCGTCCGGAGTCGGATGAGACGCCGGTAAAGAAGGCTGCGTGAACGACTGTAGTTGCTCAGGAAAGACGAACGCCGCGACCTGGGAGGGTCGCGGCGTTGGTCTTGTGCGAGATTGG
The window above is part of the Planctomycetota bacterium genome. Proteins encoded here:
- a CDS encoding metal ABC transporter permease is translated as MIDALSNWDWFLDGWTIGVGALCGVACALLGNFLVLRKMSMMGDAISHAVLPGLAVAFLITGSRASVPMFVGAAAVGVLTALFTEWVRGYGKVDEGASMGVVFTALFALGLVLIVQAADTVEIDPGCVLYGLMEFTPLDTIMLLGVEVPRVAVVLGVVALLNLLFVLAFYKELKLSSFDPQLATTLGVNARLMHYLLMTLVAVTAVASFEAVGNILVVAVLIVPPAAAYLLTDRLPVMIALSVVLAIVGAIVGHVGAIAVPAAFGFGSVSSAGAMAVALGVLLGLSALLGPRHGIVSKAVGRLSLSLRIAREDVLATLYRLEERAAGPASVAVGDVGGVAHLSAGRRRLALGRLSRAGLVDRDTVGRLSLTDAGRDKARQVVRSHRLWETYLDQNASLPSDQLHLAAERLEHATGLDFQAALEAGAGMPAVDPHGRAIPPRETSQEAATGRAT
- a CDS encoding family 16 glycoside hydrolase — protein: MKHKIIGLALALATTPALAKPTPVDVDGLALGEGLSLRVYDLGKRINRLPTLVEGQTGNVNRTIATPDLEDDDFGIDDLFYSELTGYLVIEEPGEYEFSLVSDDGSAFLIGDQLVIGHDGLHGTESNVDSFITLEAGHYPIRLRHFDKFGGAVLRLSWRPPGSDRLEIIPGKHLRTETDQVRVTSPGKKEFDLPTGDFANTRRPGDRRPLTDVHPATRLVDLRPDGFEPAVGGIDFLPDGRMVICLWEPEGRVVLLDGVTGSDVEASEVSVKTIASGLAEPLGINVLDGDDGPRLFVLQKQELTELIDHDGDEVIDEYRAAVSGWPVSDNFHEFAFGLAERDGLLYGALALAINPGGFTTVPQVPGRGELLEMNPDTGEYRAIAAGLRTPNGIGYGEAGEIYILDNQGDWLPSSKVLRLEEGAFYNSRITPPHPFEERPVAQPVAWLPQGEIGNSPTSPTPVPAGWGPYAGQQFHGDVTHGGVKRVDVETVTDAEGKEVWQGCVFRFSQGLEAGSNRMLVGPDGDLYVGGIGSTGNWGQTGKLRFGLQKLTWTGDVPFEMLHVFPGEDDDGQGIEIVFTTPLAENSGTSPASYRIRQWTYEPNEEYGGPKIDTHDLSIDRVTVSPDRTKAYLHVADETPMIERYVVHVVLRSDGPSPVRGEDEVLPWTTEGFYTLNALPMRAISFSNDGFSTLFDGTPESLASSWRGYKRDDLPEGWIVDDGELVLANPGAGTIVTKDTFESFDLRLEWKVGPGGNSGIFYRVAEDGEHTRFAYETGLEMQVLDDERHPNGRFADQSAGALYDMVAVPEPSPVRPAGEWNAARIVVEGDRLRHYLNGELVADVTLGSDDWNQRLANSKFRDWPRFAKVRRGHIGLQDHGDVVRFRNIRIKSLDR